TTTCTTCATCACTTGACTTGCTTTTAAATTTCCATGCTGGTCCTGCCTTCCTTCGCACTTTATCTTAGTTTGTTGTTGGTTGATGTTGATGTTTACATTCCCGGACCTTGAGCTGTGATGTATGTTTTTGTAAAGTAGGATGAAATTTTTGTTCTTTGTTGAAGTATTTTTGATTCCTTTGATTGACTTTTCCTTTGAGTAGCTTCCCCAACTGTGCTTTCTGCTTGATGCTTCTGAATGATCCCTTTGAGTGATTCTTCTGATTCCTCTGCCGGGAACGTCTTTGGTTCGTCCCTCTGTGACTGCCCTGAGCATTCCTCTGGTCTTTCCTTCTGggatttcgctgattcctcctttgggggatttctctgactcctgttTGAGGATTTCTCTGATTCCTGCTTGAGGATTTCTCTTATTCCTTCTGGGCCATCCCTTCGCTgcttcctttgctgcttcccctTGCTGCTTCCCTTGGCTGCTAgctggaacactctgcgcggagcatggaagaccccaggggtgcaaccaactttcgtggcttacgattgaacagtaaccctctgcgcggagcatggaagacccggggggtgcaaccaactttcgcggcttacgattgaacagtaaccctctgcgcggagcatggaagacccgggggtgcaaccaactttcgcggcttacgattgaacagtaaccctctgcgcggagcatggaagactcgggggtgcaaccaactttcgcggcttacgattgaacagtaaccctctgcgcggagcatggaagacccggggggtgcaaccaactttcgcggcttacgattaagatgattcctctgctctgcccttgatGTTTGCTTTTTCCTTGATTCGCTGAGAGGCAATTTTGCCTTTGTTcccccttgacttgctaagcagcaattttgaatttataaattgtggactatgggtatacaccctactccccccgctggtgacatgtgcaatgctctgcatgaacatgttaagtagcatatgtaatTTTAAAAGCGATAAGTTAAAATAAATGagtcaacaccagggaattccctagaaccacgtatccgattttattgatatcatggccccgaacctcattaaaacccctgtggggaaaaagagtattcggtctacaatttgTCGTGTCATCTAAGCAACATTacacatagaactttttcaaaGTATTGATGTTCCACggtctggggagagctctgtCATCTGGATCCGACAGAGTGTACGCTCCACTGCCCAGGACCTCGGTGATGATGAAGGGACCCTCCCAATTGGGTTCAAATTTGCCCACTGGCTTCAGTGCGTCGGCTCTCTTGAGAACTAGGTCGCCCTTGGCTAGCTTCCGTGCTATGACCCTCTTGTCGTATCCAGCCTTGATGATGCTTTTGTACTTTGCTGCTATGATCTGAGCTTCTTCCCTCTGTTCCTCCACAAGATCGAGCTCTGTTCGTTGAAGTTCGGAATTGTGCTCTGTATCGTAGGTTGTGATGCGATATGACTCCAATCTAgcctccgctggtatcactGCATTGGATCCGTATACCAGGGTGAAAGACGCCTCTCTTGTTGCCGTATTTGGGCTAGTTCGGTAAGCCCAAAGGACGGTATCCAACTCCTCGACCCATTTCCCTCTGATCTGATTCAACCGCTTTTTGATGCCTTCGCAAATTGATCTGTTTGCAAGCTCCACTTGCCCATTCGCTTGAGGATGAGCTACGGACACGAAACGCTGGGTGATGTCCATTCTGTCACAGAAATCCGCAATTCTCTGCCCTGTAAACTGGGTTCCATTGTCCGACACAATGATCCTTGGGACGCCAAATCTGCAACATATGTTCCGCCAAATGAATCGCTCCACTGTCACCTCGTCGATCTTCCCCACGGCCTCGGCCTCGACCCATTTGGAGAAATAATCCACTGCCACTATGAGGAAACACTTGCCCCCTGGTGTCGTGGGCAACTTCCCAACGATATCTATGCCCCACTTGTCAAAGGGGCCTGCAGTATACATGACGCCCATGGTTTCCCCGGGACGTTGATTCTCCCAGCATGTCTTTGGCAAGCCTCACATTTGCGGACGAACTCCCTGGCATCTTTGTTGATGttaggccaatagaaccctgcccgaatgatttttCGTACGAGATCACGGAATCCCGTGTGACCACCAcaacaacctgcatgaatttctttcaaagcaaaattagcctcttcgggagataagcattttaacAAGGGTTGGGTAAAAGATCGCTTGTAAAGTTGATCATTGATGAAACAGTAATTCTCgtagcgagccctctgattggattctttGCTCAAGCGTTCCCCTGTCTTAAGAAAGTGTATGATTGGGGCCCGCCAGTCATCCCTGATTTTTACTGAGAAAACCTGTGAAGTCCTCATTTATCTGGTATCACAGAGCAATATGATCTCATCATTCCATGT
The genomic region above belongs to Salvia miltiorrhiza cultivar Shanhuang (shh) chromosome 5, IMPLAD_Smil_shh, whole genome shotgun sequence and contains:
- the LOC131025590 gene encoding uncharacterized protein LOC131025590, with the translated sequence MGVMYTAGPFDKWGIDIVGKLPTTPGGKCFLIVAVDYFSKWVEAEAVGKIDEVTVERFIWRNICCRFGVPRIIVSDNGTQFTGQRIADFCDRMDITQRFVSVAHPQANGQVELANRSICEGIKKRLNQIRGKWVEELDTVLWAYRTSPNTATREASFTLVYGSNAVIPAEARLESYRITTYDTEHNSELQRTELDLVEEQREEAQIIAAKYKSIIKAGYDKRVIARKLAKGDLVLKRADALKPVGKFEPNWEGPFIITEVLGSGAYTLSDPDDRALPRPWNINTLKKFYVVFQLAAKGSSKGKQQRKQRRDGPEGIREILKQESEKSSNRSQRNPPKEESAKSQKERPEECSGQSQRDEPKTFPAEESEESLKGIIQKHQAESTVGEATQRKSQSKESKILQQRTKISSYFTKTYITAQGPGM